TTTTGCGCGAAGTCGATGACCTCGGGGGTGTTGTCCAGCTTGCCGCGGTGCTGCAGCCCGCGCGTCCAGGCGAAGATCGAGGCGATCGGATTGGTGGAGGTGGGCTTGCCCTGCTGGTACTGGCGATAGTGGCGGGTGACGGTGCCGTGGGCGGCTTCGGCCTCCACCGTCTTGCCGTCGGCCGTCATCAGCACCGAGGTCATCAGCCCCAGTGAGCCGTAGCCCTGCGCGACCGTGTCGGACTGGACATCGCCGTCGTAGTTCTTGCAGGCCCACACATAGCCGCCCTCCCACTTCAGGCAGGCGGCAACCATATCGTCGATCAGCCGATGCTCGTAGGTCAGCCCGGCGGCTTCGAACTGGTCTTTGAATTCCTCGTCGTAGATGCGCTGGAACTCGTCTTTGAACATGCCGTCGTAGGCCTTGAGAATGGTGTTCTTGGTCGACAGATACACCGGGTAGTTCTCTTGCAGCCCGTAGGCGAACGACGCCCGCGCGAAATCCTGGATCGACTCGCGGAAGTTGTACATCCCCATCACGACACCGCCGTCCTCGGGGATCCTCACCAGCTCGTGCACGATCGGCTCGCCGCCGTCCTCGGGAGTGAACGTCAGCGACACCGTGCCAGGCCGATCCACCTTGAAATTCGCTGCCCGGTACTGGTCACCGAACGCATGACGACCGATGACGATCGGCTTGGTCCAGCCCGGTACCAGCCGCGGAACATTCGAGATGATGATCGGTTCGCGGAATATCGTGCCGCCCAAAATGTTTCGGATCGTCCCGTTAGGCGATGACCACATGGCCTTGAGGTTGAACTCCTTGACGCGGGCCTCGTCGGGCGTGATCGTCGCGCACTTGACGCCCACACCGTGCTTTTTGATGGCGTAGGCCGCGTCGATCGTCACTTGGTCGTCGGTGGCATCGCGGTGCTCAATGCCCAGGTCGTAGTAGTCCAGGTTGATGTCGAGGTGCGGAAAGATCAGCAAGTCTTTGATCCACTTCCAGATGACGCGGGTCATCTCGTCACCGTCGAGCTCGACTACCGTGCCTTCGACCTTGATCTTGGGTGCGCTGGACATGTGAGTCCGACTCCTCCTACGCAAATGATTGGCGCCTTGTGGGCGCATACGGATGGCAGGGGCCATAGCGGTCAGCCGCTCGTCAGGCCAGACTACAAGGCGCGATTCGGGCGGCTAGCAGCCGTCATTCCTACTCGTCGGTAGCTTCGACCCCGGGATTGGCCCGGCTCGCTGGCATGGGATCGGCCTAATACGATAGGCTTCCTATCGGTCATGAGCGCCAGCGCCAAGCCCCGGCTTGCTGGCCGGCAACCCTCCAACCGCGGTGGGGTGCCCCGGGTGATGACCAGGTTGAGTAGCCATCACCGGCTACGCGGCAAGCGCGGGTCCGCCATGACGGGCCCCCTGAGTAGACAGGGATACCTGATGCGTACCCATTTGGGCTGGCCCATCATGTGCCGTCGTCGCTAACCCTCTGCTGCTGGCAGACGTCATCGCTGATGACGTCCCACGCGACTGCGACAACGACGCACACCTTCCGACTTCCACCAGAAAGATGCCACGTGAGCTTCGCAAATCATCCTGATAGCAGCACCGGGATCGACGACACCGCGCACGCCGCGGCCCCCGGGCAGGATCAACACCCGCATCGCCAACGCCCGACACAGTGCGGCACGTGCGAGGAGGTCTGAGGTGACGATCTCCGACGTGCCGACCCAGCGACTGCCCGCCGAAGGCGAGGTGGGGTTGGTCGACATCGGTTCACTGAGGCTGGAAAGCGGTGCGGTGATCGATGACGTCTGTATCGCGGTGCAACGCTGGGGCGAACTGTCGCCAGCGCGTGACAACGTCGTGGTGGTGTTGCATGCGCTGACGGGTGATTCGCACATCACCGGACCCGCGGGGCCAGGGCATCCGACCCCGGGTTGGTGGGACGGCGTGGCCGGGCCCGGCGCGCCGATCGACACCAACCGTTGGTGTGCGATTGCCACCAATGTGCTGGGCGGCTGCCGCGGCTCCACCGGGCCCAGCTCACTCGCCCGTGACGGAAAGCCCTGGGGCTCACGGTTTCCGAAGATCACGGTGCGCGACCAGGTGGAAGCCGATGTGGCTGCGCTGGCGGCACTGGGCATCACCGAGGTCGCCGCGGTTTTGGGCGGGTCGATGGGAGGGGCGCGGGCTCTGGAATGGATCGTGAGCCACCCCGACCAGGTCGGATCGGCGCTGCTGCTGGCGGTCAGCGCGCGGGCCACCGCCGACCAAATCGGCACCCAGAGCACCCAGATTGCGGCTATCAAGGCCGACCCGAACTGGCAGGGCGGTGACTACTACGACACCGGCCGCGAACCGGTGGCTGGGCTGGAGATCGCCCGTCGTTTCGCGCACCTGACCTATCGCGGCGAAGTCGAGTTGGATACGCGGTTCGCCAATGATGCTCAGGGCGAGGAAGATCCGGCTGCGGGCGGCCGCTACGCAGTGCAGAGTTACCTCGAACATCAGGGCAGCAAGCTGGTGTCACGCTTCGACGCCGGCAGCTATGTCGTGCTCACCGAGGCACTGAACAGCCACGACGTCGGCCGCGGCCGCGGCGGAGTCGCGGCCGCGCTGCGCGGGTGCCCGGTGCCGGTGGTGGTCGCCGGGATTACCTCAGACCGGTTGTACCCGCTTCGTCTGCAGGAGGAACTGGCCGAGCTGTTGCCTGGCTGCACCGAGTTGCAGGTTGTCGATTCGATCTACGGCCATGACGGCTTTCTGGTGGAATCCGAAGCCGTCGGCAAGTTGATCCGGCGCACCCTCGAGTTGGCTGAAGGCGCGCGGCCGCGGTGACCCGCTCCCGGCAAGACCGCTCGCTGTCGTTCGGCTCGGAGGCGGCCGCCTACGAGCGGGGCCGCCCTCATATCCGCCCGAGGCGATCGACTGGCTGCTGCCGACGGGGGCCCACGATGTGCTCGACTTGGGTGCAGGCACCGGCAAGCTGACGACCCGGCTCGTCGAACGCGGGCTCGACGTGGTGGCTGTCGACCCAATCCCCGAAATGCTCGACGTGTTGCGCAAGTCGCTGCCGGACACCCCCGCGCTGTTGGGCACCGCAGAAGAAATACCGTTGCCGGACAACAGCGTTGATGCCGTTCTAGTCGCACAGGCCTGGCATTGGTTCGACCCCGCGCGCGCGATCCCCGAGGTGATCCGGGTGCTGCGGCCGGGCGGGCGGCTGGGTCTGGTGTGGAACACCCGCGATGAGAGGCTGGGCTGGGTGCGTGAACTCGGCCGGATCATCGGCAGCGACGCCGACCCGGTCAGCGAGCGTGTCATGCTGCCCCACCCGTTCACCGACTTGGAACGCCACCGCGTCGAGTGGACGAATTACCTGACACCGCAAGCACTTATCGACTTGGTGGCATCGCGCAGCTATTGCATCACCTCGCCGGCCGATGTGCGTACCAAGACCCTGGATCGGGTGCGCGAGCTGCTGGCCACCCACCCGGCGCTGGCCAACAACAACGGTCTTGCGCTGCCGTACATCACGGTGTGCGTGCGGGCTACGCTGTCAAGCTAGTCGTCTTCGTCGTCGTCACCCCATCGCGCATCAGCTTCTCGAAGTGGTGGAAGAGGTTGATGCCGGGTTGGCCGCGATCCAGGTGAGCGGGCGTTCCCGGTTCGGCGCAGGGATGCGCGATCAGCGGTCAGAAGCTCAACCCGGAGAACATGACCCGGCCGGGATCGTACTTCTGCCGCACGGCCGTCAGCCGGGCTAGATTCGAGCCGAAGTACCGCGACGCCGGCTGGTTGGCCTCAAGGTAGTTGACGTAGCCGCCGACCGAATACGGTTGTACCGCTTGATGTGCCACGTCAAGCCAGCGGGTGGCCGCTGGCACGTCGGATGTCTCGACGTACCACTGCACCAACGCTGACTGCCTTCGCCAGGGAAAGGCCGAGGCGCCCGGCGCCACGTCAGCCAGGGCGCCGTCGAGCGCGTGCATGATCGTCAACATGCGGCCCGCGCCACGAGGAAAGGCATCGAAGGCCGAGGCGATCCCCTGGGCGGCGGCCGGGGTGATCGCCGGAAATACGTCGGATCCCCCGACATACCCGAGCGGCGACGGGTTGAGGTTCCCGACAGCCAGATACCTCACCAGGTCTAAGTAGCTGAGCGTATGGGTTTCGACACCGCTCGGTTGCACCCCAACGGCTTTGACGATAGCGCCCTGCACGCTGCTACCCGAGCCGGCGGGACCGGTCGCGAGGATACGACAGTGCGTACCGGTTGCCTCGGCGGTGGCGTCGGCCAGTGCCCAGCTGCTTCGGTCGGCGGTGCGCAGCCAGTTCTGCCAACCGACGAGCACCTGGGCGAACGCCTGCGCCGGGAAAATGAGGTTCACCGCGTCGACGTCCCCGGTGGGAAACGTGGCAAAAGTCAGTGACGTCGTCACCCCGAAGTTGCCGCCCCCGCCGCCGCGCAATGCCCAGAACAGGTCGGGGTTGCTGGTGGCAGACACGGTGACCGCCTGTCCGCCGGGCAGCACCAGCGACGCCGACGTCAAGGCGTCACACATCAGGCCCGCATGACGGGAATGCGCGCCCAGCCCGCCGCCCAGGGCATGCCCGGCGGCGCCGACCGACGGGCAGGTGCCGGTCGGGATACCCCGGCTGGCCCCGGCCAGCGCCTGGTGCAGTGCATACAAATCGGTGGCTGGCGTTACCGTGACGTATCCGGTGGCGGGGTCGAAATTGATTCCTCCCGGCAGCTGACGCAGGTCCACCACCATGGTGCCGTTGGCGGTCGACGCCCCGATATAGGAGTGCCCACCGCTGCGCGGAGCTACCTTGACGTTGTGCGCAGCAGCGAATGCCATTGCCTTCTGCACGTCGGCTAGCGAGCTGACCACCACGATCGCCGCCGGTGTCAAGCCGTTGTAGTTCGTGTTGAAAACCTGTTTGGCCGTGGCGAATTGGGCACCGCCATCGGGCAGCACCACATGCCCGCCCAGGGCCGCCGAAAGGCCTTCCCAGCCCGAGGGGTTGGGAGCCGCGGTGGCCCGAACCGAACCGAACACTGCACCGGCGACCAATGCCCCGGCGGCACCCCGCAAAAACGTCTGTCGGGAGATCTCATGCGCCACCGTCGGGCTCCCGCGGTTGGGTCATGTCCCGCATTCTCAGCCACGTGACGACCAAACCGCGCTGTCGCGCGAGGTGTCGCCTGAAACGTGCGCAAACCGTTATACCCGCTGGTCGGGCGAGGTGCAGAGATCCTGAATGCGGTAGCGTTCAGACAGCATCGCAGCTGCGTGGCGCCGAATTCGACAGCGGAGCGAAGGAGCGAAACGATGGATTCGGGGTTATTCGGGTTCCTGACATTACTTTCCCTGGTGCTTACGTTGATGTTGGCCGCCGTTGCCGCTGTGTTCGTAAAACGGTTGCAGGACCGGCCATCGAGTCCGATCAGCGAAGAAATCCGCAGCGCCAACACGGTTTTGGGTAAGGTGCGCAAACGTGAACCAATCTCGAAGGAGGAGCTGGATTTCGCGAAACAAATCGTTGCCGATCGCAGCTCTTTGATGGCCTACTGCATCCCTGGTGCTTTGTTCATGCTGGGCTGCTTCTATGTGTTCGCCAGTCTCTACCAGTTGCACGGAGCCACGCCCTCGGAGCGAACATTTCTCGGGGTATTTCCCATGCTGGCCTCCATAAACTTCAC
This Mycobacterium xenopi DNA region includes the following protein-coding sequences:
- a CDS encoding NADP-dependent isocitrate dehydrogenase, encoding MSSAPKIKVEGTVVELDGDEMTRVIWKWIKDLLIFPHLDINLDYYDLGIEHRDATDDQVTIDAAYAIKKHGVGVKCATITPDEARVKEFNLKAMWSSPNGTIRNILGGTIFREPIIISNVPRLVPGWTKPIVIGRHAFGDQYRAANFKVDRPGTVSLTFTPEDGGEPIVHELVRIPEDGGVVMGMYNFRESIQDFARASFAYGLQENYPVYLSTKNTILKAYDGMFKDEFQRIYDEEFKDQFEAAGLTYEHRLIDDMVAACLKWEGGYVWACKNYDGDVQSDTVAQGYGSLGLMTSVLMTADGKTVEAEAAHGTVTRHYRQYQQGKPTSTNPIASIFAWTRGLQHRGKLDNTPEVIDFAQKLEDVVISTVEGGQMTKDLAILIGPEQPWQNSEEFLGSIADNLEKALKS
- the metX gene encoding homoserine O-acetyltransferase MetX; this encodes MTISDVPTQRLPAEGEVGLVDIGSLRLESGAVIDDVCIAVQRWGELSPARDNVVVVLHALTGDSHITGPAGPGHPTPGWWDGVAGPGAPIDTNRWCAIATNVLGGCRGSTGPSSLARDGKPWGSRFPKITVRDQVEADVAALAALGITEVAAVLGGSMGGARALEWIVSHPDQVGSALLLAVSARATADQIGTQSTQIAAIKADPNWQGGDYYDTGREPVAGLEIARRFAHLTYRGEVELDTRFANDAQGEEDPAAGGRYAVQSYLEHQGSKLVSRFDAGSYVVLTEALNSHDVGRGRGGVAAALRGCPVPVVVAGITSDRLYPLRLQEELAELLPGCTELQVVDSIYGHDGFLVESEAVGKLIRRTLELAEGARPR
- a CDS encoding FAD-binding oxidoreductase encodes the protein MAHEISRQTFLRGAAGALVAGAVFGSVRATAAPNPSGWEGLSAALGGHVVLPDGGAQFATAKQVFNTNYNGLTPAAIVVVSSLADVQKAMAFAAAHNVKVAPRSGGHSYIGASTANGTMVVDLRQLPGGINFDPATGYVTVTPATDLYALHQALAGASRGIPTGTCPSVGAAGHALGGGLGAHSRHAGLMCDALTSASLVLPGGQAVTVSATSNPDLFWALRGGGGGNFGVTTSLTFATFPTGDVDAVNLIFPAQAFAQVLVGWQNWLRTADRSSWALADATAEATGTHCRILATGPAGSGSSVQGAIVKAVGVQPSGVETHTLSYLDLVRYLAVGNLNPSPLGYVGGSDVFPAITPAAAQGIASAFDAFPRGAGRMLTIMHALDGALADVAPGASAFPWRRQSALVQWYVETSDVPAATRWLDVAHQAVQPYSVGGYVNYLEANQPASRYFGSNLARLTAVRQKYDPGRVMFSGLSF